The Anoplolepis gracilipes chromosome 7, ASM4749672v1, whole genome shotgun sequence genome segment gtacatatttgtaaatatcaaaTGTTTGACGACAAACTCGGAGGATGGAAACTCTAGTCcgaggaaaaaagaaacgatacttatgaaaatattttaatgaattttcgaaaaaagcTAATGCGTtaagtaaatttaacatttataaatgcaCACAAATGCGcctatacaatttttgtaaatattaagctCGATCGAAGAATTGAGTTAAGCAAGAGAGAATCTAGAATTtcttactaaaaaaatttttacgaaaaatataaataaaatacttacacatatttaatcaaatttcaaaaccacatgtttataattaaataaataaaaatatacagtaCTCTCTCAACAAAAAGCGTCTCATTAATCTCAACATTCTATCaatgacttttattttacacttttattctTTACGAGTTCTTTTTAGAGGttcttaaaaaatctgaaaaagagtgtaaaaattaaaaataaattcttataaatatttatatatttaaaaaaaatgatatctgtttgttattattaattgtatagcatttattttttgcattgtcctaattgtaattgtaatcCAATTATCAAATGGttcggaaaatattttttttttatcttttcaataaatttacaatttcttaCGTGTTCACCATAAAAAGAGTCAAGttcgaagaaagaagaaaccACGAAGATAGAAGAATCAAAGAAATCTATAAACAAGaagggaaaagaaagaagaagagagatggaaagaaagaaagtccTTGCCGGCAGCAGAGGACAATCATTCGAAGGACTCTCGATGAGGTCCACGGCAGTCGCTTCGGCTTCGGAAAGAGGGTTAACAAGCGGTGGTGCCACCTACGCGGAGGGCGTGGCGCTAGCTCCAAGGGTGGTTTAGTGTCGCGAGAGCTGCCAGAGGCGCATCACCGCACGGAGCGCAACCCCTGGGGTGCACAGTTTCGCGCCCTCGGATCAGGGTGGCTAAGAGCGACGGGGACGCGCGCTTGAGCGATCGAGCGAGCGCGAGGGGGTTGAGGGTGGGCAGGTGGGCAAATGTGAAAAAGGGGCGGCGAAGACAGGGGCGAGAAAAAGCTCTGCTTGGGGGGGGGGTGATCAACGAGAGAGCAAAGTTGGCGTACTCCGCGCATACATCGGGGAGCGGAGATTCCGCGCGGAGATGAGCGTACGAGTGGTCGCCGTCCTGTATACCTCGTCCTCCCTTCGATGACGTCGTCTACTTGCTGGATAAGAAGCATTTCGTACGGAGAGCAGGAGAACGTCATCGCCACCGCCACCATCGGCAGGACGAAGGACACATCGCCACCGAGGATCGTTTTCCATCGCTCCTCGCAGCAGTGACCATGGCACCAGTCCTGCCGTGTAAACAGTGCTCCAGCGAAGGACACGATCCGTTTTCCAGATTAATGATGCTGCCGCTCTACCCTTGCTGACGAGCGGACGGAATACGGTGCGTTGAAAACAAGGGATGCTGGAGagattgtgtatgtgtgtgagaaaaagggagagagagagagagagagagagagagagagagagagagagagagagggggagaggaagaagagagagagagagagagagagagaatgtcgAACAGCTTCCAACGAAGTTACCAGAGGAGAGAGTGTTGACGATGATCTAATTTCTGATGGCGTAGGATCGCGTTGATGAAGAATCGCGAAGGGGAGAATTGATAAGCGTGATGTGTGAATGTTATTGATCAATATGATGAGAGAACACGCATCTTGGACGCACGGTTGTTGACTCGCGAGAGACTGTGGCGTGGATCGACGATTGTACTCCCTATTCGTGTAAGTTGCACTGATCTTGATGTAGTGGCTAGAATATCTTTGCAAAAAGCTTCAGCAGAATTCTAAAGAGagtgaaaaatgaataatatctgATTGCTATTGATCCAAAGCGTGGTGTATTTGaggcatgtgtgtgtgtgtgtgtgcgtgtgcgtgagtgtgtgtgtgtgtgtgtgtgtgtgtgtgtgtatgtgtggcGTTTAAATATTACGAAGAATATTATGCAAAAGGaaacaaatatcttttaatttgatCACTTTAATTATCCGCATGGACTagtttatgaaaattgattcCAAATGGTTTGTAACTGTTACAAAATActacatcatattttaatttacaaaacatttaaAGGGATGATCCGCATTTAAAAGGTTTCACGAGAATTACGAAGAATGATAATGGTCGTTTGAACTGATATCATGTCGCAAACAGTAAAGCTTAATTGAGTTACGAATAAAACATTTGATAAGCAATTATTGTTAATGATGGATGAGAATGAAATATCTGTTCGTCTTGCTGTCTGTATGTAATGAGTTGCTTTGTAATAACGACGAGAGTAATgtgacaattatataaaagtgatGGCTTTATGACATAATAATGACATTTTCTCCCATTTAGCCAAGTTATAAAAACATTctgaaatgattttaaattaatacacaaattaattgtaaaatttttctcaaagttttcaattaatatttaacaaaaattttagtcACCTCAAAAACTTTAGTTTAAATTAGTCAAGAAATAAGATTTTGAAACTGAATTATTTCAAACGATTCGAGGgtttgagaaattaaaaactttaaattaatctgaaaaagaaaatatattcttatgcttgtttatttattaatatgttgcGTGAaagactaaaaatttttacaattaattgaaaaagacaCTTTTTCGAGATTTAgcaattaaattgtaattcaaCTTAATGACAAAAAGGTTGGcgcttataattaattcgcgCGAGTTAATcatgaaaactttattaactGACTGTTAACTCATTTGAACTTTGTAATACCAAGAGAGACAAGATTGTGACGcttgtttatctttttaaaagttCATTGAAGAATGATCGTTGATTCTCTCGCATATCGTGTAATGTTTCAGGCATCTGCGACAAGGCCGCGAAGAGAAAGCGAAGAAACGTTTCGTTAAAACTAATTACGGCAGACTCACGATAATTATTGTGACTCTATTTGTGGTGAGATCTACGTGAGATCCTTTCCTTGCGTGGCAAGCTTACCGAGGTCAAAAAGTAATCGGTTGCGATGGTGTCGCGCGCAATAATGTTCGTTCGCGTCGCGAATTTCGACGAGGACAGAGGAAGCTCAGCGTCTTCGTGCTCGCTGCTGTCGTCGCATACTCACAGTAGACTGAGGTGTATCATCCTGCACTTCAAAAGACATATCGCTTATCCACCATAAGGTAAGAACACATAAAGGATATTAGTATGTAAATGAAATGAATCATATACGGCAGGGTAACAATCGAGTCATTCGACCCAAGAGATCGTACGACATGCAATTGAAAGCtgtaaataatgaaagaatatatgtctttttgttaaaaatgaaaagtcgCGTTACAAGAGAAATTAAACACTTTTAAGCCATTAAGATCTCTAATTCTTACGTGATAATCTCTCTAATCGTGGTCGTGCTCGCGTTGTCTcgacgcaaaaaaaaaaaaaaaaaaaaaaaaaaaaaagaattaattgtgACATGCGACGTTAGAGCATTTACCTGTTGCTTTACGTTCGTGCAAAGAGGCGACGAGACTTGCAAGTAATGGGTTGCTAACTTTGTGatttgtaacaattttgaaGCCGAACGTCGTCTTCCAGGTATTATTcgagaaaaatcaaataatatttttatcaaaagagAATGCTTTTCATTCTGAATTGTGCAAACTCACTCCGACTAattgtgaatatattaaatgtatgtaattattttcatgataatataaatatacataaaattataatctaatctaatagaataaaataacggtaagttataattcaatttgtttttcaatCGTAATCAGATtgaattataagttattattagtataatgacgtgttttgaataatttagttACGTTTATAAGACTGGTGAATTAATATACGTGTGCGATACGCTTTTGAATCTCACGATATGACGCAACACTCACATGTTGAAGCCAGCAACTGCATATAAGTCGGgcatcaatatttttcattttcgacaaaagagaaaaaatccAAGATACGTTTCGTTGCGAGCCAGAATTTAAATTCGGATCACGTTTCGATTAAATTGGAGGCCATACACTCGATCTGCCGACACGTGTGTCACAGTGTGTAGCGGCCTTTAAGAAAGAGGGTTGCACGTAGCAGACCGCGTGGTTCCTCCGTCGCCGTCGAAAGGGTCGATagccctctctctcttcgcaGGGCGCTCGCGCCAACCCCACGCGCACATTATAGACAGCTGCTTTCAGCTGTTGGCAGTTTACTACGGAAAGAGACCTCATCGGAGCGTTTTACACCCTAGTCCTCGTAGTTTGGAAAATTAATCGTCTTCTCTTTGATGCCATCATTGATATCTTATCAATGACGTATTACTTGAAATCGCTTCGATATCGTCTCGTAAAATTCGGAGATTTCTTTGCATCACCCTGtattcattcttttttctctaCCTTGGGGTTAAAATTGCCACTTTATATGATAAGTAGATCGTGCTTCTGAGTTGGGTAGAATTTAACGTGTAGCTGTGGCAATTGAGTTTTACTACCTGTCTGAGTAGTAAACCCTTCACTTAAGTACAAAAGGATttgtgtatgtaataaaagataacGATTTGCTCCACGTCAAGCATTATTATTAACGAAATTAATCTGTAATACAGATAAAATGCACTtgaggaaaataatttatagatgaCAATTAATAGTGATGTATAAAAgacgagaaaataataacactGCCACACGATTTCGCTATGCTTATCAAGTAATTTTGTGAATTTCGGACGCGAGAAAATCGCATGAAACAATTTATGTGCGATGGACTCGCGCGCGATAAACTTGACGGGGCAACAAGTGTTTCCGGCGCAAGTCCAAACGCAAGtccaatatacaatattcCAGCGAGGATGTTCGTGACTTGGCAATCGGCatgtttgcaaaaattaagacttacattttttgacatttttttggctatttttaaagtttgtatCACCATTTTCATTGTTAAATCTAAAATCTATCAATTTGATAGATCCAAATCAATCATTAATTTCCAATAAACTTTGTTGCaggaattttaaatactttaataataattttatattactttaaagaattttttttaaaatagttcaaaatactttaaataataatttaaaatgttttacatatttttaattttaattaaaaaaataaaacggtaaaaaataatttataaccacttctatatataattaatccatAATCactcttctaattttaattaattttaacaataattccTAATTACACTTAACcggttttttaaaacttaaaatcaaAGATTATCTCTGTCAGGTCATACTTATAAATATCCGAACACTATTATGTGCCGATAAAatcattgataaaataaatacgataATATTCAATGtaaggagagagaaagcatgaaTTCAATTGCTCAGAGAAATTCCCAGTGATGGTCGGAAATGAGTGAGCCATGAAGTGCATAAGAAATAAGTAATTTCATCAACATAAATTGGATTGACCGATCAAGCGCCGCAGTTTCTGTCTTCTATGACTTGTCGGTTACCATTTTAGTGGAATTCGAGGGATAGGAGAGTAAAGGGTTGGCTTCGGACCCTCAATATGCGGCTTTAATCTAATTCGAAAGCTGTCCGAGCCACCGCAGTAAAACGAATCGGGAGTGACAGAATGTGTTCGCTCGCAATTCTAGGGTGATTTCAAAATGGTCACGTAACGTTATCACTGTTGAATTTTAGTCATTTTCctcatttgcatttttattgccTACTTTAATCTTTTCGATTGACTTTATATCAGATAATAGAATGAGAGAATCAGTTTTTAACCTACCGTTTGCACATTAAGATTTCCTCCTATAATGTACATtccatatataaagaaatgtattcTCTGCGTGTTTATATCTACAGTGtgcaatttaaatatctatgattatattttttccggatttgaatatattttccatcTGCTAAAAATATCCTTGCAACTAGTGGAAGCGATATCTACGTTTCCTATACTGCAAGCCGACATCTTCGAGGTCGGAACAAAGTGGCAAACGGAAGTAAAATCTCAAGGAAGCTTGTCGTCACGCAAGCCATATCTTGCCCGTCGACaagattattttcatattttcaggAGACCTAATTTACATACGGACTCACGACATAAGCAATAAAAGAGAGCATATCGGTCTCTTCGTTTTCCCTCAATATCTCATCGATGCTAATTTGTTGGCTCGAATCGAAGCcaattaacataatttgaataaaacgcgattaaaaagaaaatatcgctCGGCGTTTTAAATCATGCGTATAACTCATACACCATTTGATCTTCTAAAATACTGCTCTTTTGCTTAACCATTGATCTTTCGCCAATTTTAATTCAtcctttttcaaataaaattattaatttttgacacagaaattaaatctaaagcgaaaacaaagaaaaatatgcaacATACAATGATTCAAAGTAATCGAGATAAATGAGACACTTAGAGCATACATATATCgtgcataatatatacatatgtatataaacatgttTGAATCGCGTGACTCTCCAAGATTACTGTGTATTTCTCTTTATCATCGATCCtttgcgaaatttttttttttttttttttttcgaaaaattcattgcagaaaaaaatcaatcttttcAAATCCGAGACATCGGTCGAATAAAAATTCGGCACTTCGGTAAATATGCAAGTTGGGCACACGTTGCAGGATGGTATTTAGAGCCTGGCGTAAATCACCACACCCTGTTATAATGTCACGTGATTTACCCTGACCCCAGCCGAGCCCACATAGAGCCAGCGAATAAGTCTTCTGGGGCGATAGTGAGCACGGCCAGTCACGAAAGCCTCTCCTCCGCCTTCGCCCTTAATTAGCATACGAGCTAAGTCGATACAGCGGCACGATGACCTTGAAACTTTTCGTCTGTCTGTAAGAGGCATCTTCGGCCAATTCGTTCGTTCCGTGCGAATTGCCTCTGTAACGTCATCGAGTGGATCAATCGATCAACACGAACTAGAATACAATGGATGGGGGTGGGGAGTACATCTAACATCGCACATAATGATAGAagagaaattttagaattttttttataaaaactacatatacgaataaagataaaattcgacttttatataaatttatatatcatatttatactcgtgtaatatttttttatgccaCTGAAAGCGCaactaaacaaaattaatagagCATAAAGTATTCTaaagtaaatgtaaatttttatcttcagaattatttataatatcaattaaaatttcaaatagaaaaagagattatataatgattagaatgttttatttaatgtgtTTGCGGAATACATTAAGATAATTAGGCTTTACATGGCATAGCAACCAGATGCAGCAACTGATGAAATCTGTAGTTGAAATCTCGCCTGTAAAGCCGACTATCTCCGGCTACTTCGTGTTTCCGTTTGCGAGAAACGGCTCACGTCACAACGTGAGATTTAAGCGAAAGAATATCAAGATACGATCAAGTTTGTATCGCGGTAGCCGCGAATGAGGATTTGCATAACGAAACGGACGAGCTGCCCTTGCACCAGGCAGACGTTAACTCTTTAGGGATCGCACGAACGCGAAATTAAGTTAATACGTTTAGGGAAAACTAGACTGTATCACACAGATAAATCAAGCTTTAACAGTATAATGGTTTGCCCTAGATGTAATCATCTACAGAATTCGCAATGTAATACGACCTATATTAccgctattttaaatataaattccatATTGACTATTTAGAGAATCTCGGTCAccaatttataacttttttcagatgagaaaaatatctcaCAAAAGGAGGGTACTTATATTTGTATGCATCTTTTTACGATATAGCACAaatgttgcaaaaataaatgattctttttttataaaccaaaatatttaattaaatatagccTTCTCTTTTGGAGATATTTCTATAGATTCTGGATAATATATATCCAgactgattatatatataatcactcTCTGtcttttgcaattaaatatataaatataagaaataatatatttaaaaatctagaaaaaatACAGTCGGAATTTTCTGACTAGTTATTTACGAAAATTCACACCTCCTACGATCCATTGCTCTTGGGTTCCAGTTTATATCTATTGTACGATAGTTGAAGCAGACAGGAAAGAGTGTCCTAACGAATTTCCGTTCAATGGAACGTAGTTCCGTTAGATGAAAGCGTGACACCGGCCTACCTCGGACGgaaatatcgaaaatcgaataataatattaaatcatttcgAGAGCGGATTCACGCTTATTGGCGCATGCTGTATCAGCGGAAAGGACTTTAAACGGCATTTCTAGCTGGTTGCGTAGCTCTCCCATCGATAACAGAGTGCCTCGCAATAATAGataatcgaaatttttttacggaatttttattttcttattaatttttacgaaaCAAATCGACGATGTTTTTGTTGAAGCACAATCGATTTTGAATCCACGATAGATCATAgattgcttttttttacagaaaaataaaggatatatgtaaatttattttttaatctatgtatcattttataaaatatattttatgtaagatatctgtatatatttttcttttttttcgaataactGGATTAATATTTTGGTTAAATACTTAGTTTCTGAACCAGAAACAtgcttttattcttttcagtccaaaaaaacttatttgaaCGCGATTTGCTAGTTTTAACTGATATAGTAAGAAATTATGTGAAATTATTGGATCAAAACAGCAGTAAGAAATAGACTTTATATGAAAAGAGATTTTGCAGAAAATCTAATATCTCTTGTTTATAGTCTAAAAAAGTAAtgcagatatattttgtaagatggagaggtttttctctctctctctctctctctctctctctctctctctctctctctctctctctctttaaaagCCGATACGTGCCAAGAGGTTTTGTTCGGTTTCGCGGTTTGGAAGTCATTCGCGCAATTTCGGGACATAACTCAGCTTGAAAACAGATAAGATCGCCTTTTCTGGGCGATGACGTAATCGATCCTTAACTGCATGCTATTTTGAGATTTTCGCCGTTTGGTCAGAAAATATCCCGCGAAATCTTTGAGCCGGCGGCGAAACGAAATGCTGAAGTCACGCAGCCTTTCGGCGCGACCTCGAAGATAATAAAGCTCAGATATTGCATCCCGAATCACGAAGAGCCGAATCAATATTCCACGTTAATCGTACAGTTGCTTGTGGCTTCCATTGTAAATCTGACAGTCAgtgcttaactgtaatttcgataaattaaGGGCAAGAATATATACCAGCTCTCAGATATGAAAGGTCAGCTCAAGCGCGTCGGAAACGATAGTAGATATCGAAAAATTGTTTGTACGAAGAAAATCTATCTTAAAATACAACAGCTTAATTGGTCCCTAAtgtttgtttgaaaattttagttaaaatcGAAAGAGACGCACactttgcaatattaaaaaattattttcttgaaaaatctacaatatttaattttctcatcATTAagaatcattttctttttcaacaatggttttataactatatttttttttataatatttttgcaaaataacattttatttaattatttgaataaacaaGATTAAACAATCCCTTTAgcaatacaaaattaaattaaaggaaaGAGGCGTCAGTAGATAAcagaaatagataaaataaaataaaatttaaatatagtaacttaaagaaaataatcttgaggattttttaaatcttgaaaaatatattgaagtatctagaaattttataaataaaataatataccaaagaaaataaatttctttatattttctttatatttgtgtaatatttgaaTGCAGTATTTTCTATAGTATATTGTTGActtgaatattatttcatttgctGGTGAATAATGTCAGATAACCATTTCATTTATgacagaatttattataagcgtcatttatgtataatataataggaattaacaaatgcaaatttttaaagattgatatttaaaaggaAACAATGCCTATTGCATATGATATTGCAGAGGTCGATGGTGATGGCACGTGTCACGCGCCCTCGACAAAAAATGGCGAACACGACTGATTCACCCGCGACGGCCGGCGGCAGCCTCCTTTCGTCCTCGACGACGACGCCGTTCACCAGCTCGTCGACATCGGCGGCGACCTACTCGAGTGAGGGTTACACCCTCAACTATAGCGGTCTGCCCAGTCTGGGCGGCTACTCGCTGGACGATCTCAACTACACGGAACTGTGGCTGGACGTCTGGAACGGCACCGAGGTCAACAACGTCACTGAGAGGTTGAATGCGACAGTGTTTATACCGGGTGGCTACTGCGACGAATGGGAGGCTGCTCAGCACAAGCTCTTCCAGGTGAAAATTAGCTTCTGATGAATACAttaaagttacatttaatattcataattaatttgataataaaatttaactttaaatgcAGTCGggattaaatttcatttcccCTAAATTTCTTTAGTAATATTGGATTATCAATGTCtttcatctttctttttaacttttaaacttttttctgCCTTTTTAGAGATTcacttaaaaatgtattattataattacatattgatTTCAGGCagcgaatttattttttgcggCTGCGTTTCTGGTGCCGCGCTCGTTCAAAGCTTCCGTCTTAGCTCTTCGCACGTTTCTCACGGCGGGCTTTATGTTGGCGGCTCTCTGGGCCGGAATCACCATATGCGCCCTGGACGCTATGTTGTGGTGCTTGGCCCTCGGTCTGCTGAATGGTATTCACTCATTGATACTCGCCTGTCGATTCCTGCCCCCGGCTCTCAGTCCTGAATTAGCCGAGCTCTATCTGAAGCTCTTCAAGCCCTACAAGGTCAGCAAGAAACATTTCCAGGAGCTGGCGAAAGAAGCGAGAATACTTAAGCTGGATTCCGATCAGACGTACGCAACGGAAGGAGTCACGCCGGCAGATAGAAGACTGTCCATTCTTTTACGTGGAAAGTGAGTGATTCCTCTTTTTTCCTAATAGAAGACTAATTGAAACTGAATTAATATAGAGACGCTAAtacttttctatattatatctatgattttttttatgaaatgaaattaatatcg includes the following:
- the LOC140667768 gene encoding popeye domain-containing protein 1-B-like yields the protein MVMARVTRPRQKMANTTDSPATAGGSLLSSSTTTPFTSSSTSAATYSSEGYTLNYSGLPSLGGYSLDDLNYTELWLDVWNGTEVNNVTERLNATVFIPGGYCDEWEAAQHKLFQAANLFFAAAFLVPRSFKASVLALRTFLTAGFMLAALWAGITICALDAMLWCLALGLLNGIHSLILACRFLPPALSPELAELYLKLFKPYKVSKKHFQELAKEARILKLDSDQTYATEGVTPADRRLSILLRGKLKVTCDGTHLHYIRAYQFVDSPEWEAVHESDADVFQVTIRAEEPSTYICWTRMKLLRVLRHRPLLKVVLNTLIGKDITSKLYALNEQLAGVATASENATSNPYRGVSRSVSVDAVNTETAGKVRSTTWKTQRQYSNPRNDRNSPARYSHQYWAPVVANHFPPTSPFIQSQNLGYSLLPQGVQFSPPPRAPALTHPPVTRQRSGGAGGDYTLLPQTPKLERKRSKKGTREVTFETPV